GCCGGCATGCATCATCAGGTATTCCAGCACCTTGTACTCATAGCTGGTCAGATCGACATTGGCACCATTGACGCTGACCGTCTGTGCCGCCAGATCCAGCGCCACCGGGCCGCATTCCAGCGTCGGCTTGCTCCAGCCCGCCGCACGACGCAGCAACGCGTTGACGCGCGCCAGCAGCTCCTCGACATGGAACGGCTTGACCAGGTAATCGTCGGCGCCCTGCTTGAGCCCTTCGACCTTGTCCTGCCAGCTGGAACGCGCGGTCAGGATCAGCACCGGGAATTTCTTGCCTTCGTCGCGCAGCGCCTTGATCAGTTCCATGCCCGACATCTTGGGCAGGCCCAGGTCGATGATGCCGACGTCGAACGGCACTTCGCGGCCCATGTAGAGGCCTTCTTCGCCGTCTTGTGCAGCGTCGACAGCAAAGCCTTCACGCTTCAGGCGCGCGGCAAGGGTCTCGCGCAGCGGAGCTTCGTCTTCGACCAAAAGAATAC
The window above is part of the Xanthomonas campestris pv. badrii genome. Proteins encoded here:
- a CDS encoding response regulator transcription factor; protein product: MRILLVEDEAPLRETLAARLKREGFAVDAAQDGEEGLYMGREVPFDVGIIDLGLPKMSGMELIKALRDEGKKFPVLILTARSSWQDKVEGLKQGADDYLVKPFHVEELLARVNALLRRAAGWSKPTLECGPVALDLAAQTVSVNGANVDLTSYEYKVLEYLMMHAGELVSKADLTEHIYQQDFDRDSNVLEVFIGRLRKKLDPDGELKPIETVRGRGYRFAIPRTEG